In Macrobrachium rosenbergii isolate ZJJX-2024 chromosome 4, ASM4041242v1, whole genome shotgun sequence, one genomic interval encodes:
- the LOC136837797 gene encoding uncharacterized protein, with protein MDGKAKTALYSLDKGTRGNMVDICQVIIKARVGHPESGCHFKKGVNQQHPEKDSKDSSPSTTTLSSPPTVTLGKSAHPRGPCRDCGTVGHYTAGYSCSPKHIPSTKQVNLISATTSTAMPPDMSHPKRVWTQSVSVAPLDGSSLTVNLQVMACIRQPYLPLTKVVDGRGTHRATPGPVLASHKRMATKGFALHCEGKSSEPSSGTPDSKPLPVPLESPEPCQAPSISDVEPPLTLTSLPGPELVLVPDPSHVTDPPTGDPPKFTELTITNCEPPAPDDSFSQSPSSVKNEPLADLNTTPSLVDQEQSGWDAETVHTLTTIVPAAQVGSLPIAPRATSDSAPDGTSGLSPELIPSSPPRNGIARPWWNPKKKKGSKRSN; from the exons ATGGACGGCAAAGCCAAAACTGCCCTCTACTCACTAGACAAGGGTACGAGAGGAAACATGGTAGATATTTGCCAAGTGATCATCAAAGC GAGAGTTGGTCACCCCGAATCTGGCTGCCACTTTAAGAAAGGAGTTAACCAGCAGCACCCTGAAAAGGACTCCAAGGACTCCTCTCCATCCACAACCACTCTATCTTCCCCACCGACAGTCACCTTAGGGAAATCAGCCCATCCAAGGGGTCCCTGCAGAGACTGTGGAACTGTAGGGCACTATACTGCCGGATATTCTTGTTCCCCAAAACATATCCCCTCTACCAAGCAAGTaaacctgatcagtgccacaaCCTCCACTGCCATGCCACCAGATATGTCTCACCCCAAGCGGGTGTGGACTCAGTctgtctcagtggcacccctggatggctctagcctaaCAGTGAACCTGCAAGTTatg gcGTGCATCCGTCAGCCCTACCTTCCGCTCACCAAAGTGGTCGACGGAAGGGGTACTCACCGTGcaactccaggcccagtcctcgcttctcacaaaaggatggccaccaaaggTTTTGCCCTTCACTGCGAAGGAAAGTCGTCAGAACCCTCGTCAGGCACGCCTGACTCCaaaccactgccagtgccacttgagagccctgagccATGCCAAGCTCCGTCTATCTCGGATGTTGAGcctccactaaccttaacctctttgcctggccccgagttagtgctAGTGCCAGATCCCAGTCATGTCACTGAccctcctacaggagatccaccCAAATTCACGGAATTGACCATCACCAATTGTGAGCCTCCAGCCCCCGACGATTCTTTTTCACAATCACCTTCATCTGTCAAgaatgaacctctggcagaccttaacactacaccttctctggttgaCCAGGAACAGTCCGGCTGGGATGCAGAAACTGTGCATACCCTTACGACCATTGTCCCAGCAGCGCAAGTAGGGAGCCTCCCCATAGCTCCTAGGGCTACCTCTGATTCTGCTCCTGATGGCAcctctggcctttccccagagttgaTCCCAtcgtcacctcctaggaatggcatagccagaccttggtggaacccgaagaagaagaagggctcGAAAAGAtccaattaa